The region GGTGGCGACTGGCCGTGTCCGCGCAGGTCCGGCAGGATTATGCGATAGCGCGCCGCCAGTTCCGCCGCCGCCGGCGCCCACACGCCGTGGTGCGCAGGAAAGGGATGCAGCAGCACCACTGGCGGGCCATTTCCCAGGACCTGGTAAGCGATCTCGGTGTCGCCGCTGCGGGTCTGCACCTAAGCAGTATGCGCCACGCCGGGGCTGGCGGCCGGCACGTCAACGCTCTCGGGCTCCTCCGGGATCACGATCCACGCAACGATGTACGCAATGATTCCGAGCGGGAACACCATCAGCGCCACCACCACCCACACCAGGCGCACAACCGTGACGTCGAGATTCCAGTAGTCGGCCATGCCCGCCGCCACGCCGCCGATCTTGCGGCCAATCCGCGGCCGGAACATCTTCTTCGGCGGATGCACCATGCCCACCGTGCGCGCGCAATACGCGCAAACGTTGGCGTCGTCCTGAATCACTTTGCCGCACCAGTTGCAGTACATATCTCCTGCCCCCTGATGGTTAGATACGAGGCCCTGTACTGGTGGGTTCCCCTCGCCTCATATCAATTGTTCCGATAGGGCGACTTCAGCCGCTTGCGCGCCAATTCCGCCAACTGCGTGTTGCCGTCTGCGGAGATCGCGGCCTGGTACTCCTTGAGCGCCTGATCACGCTTTTCCAGCAGGTCGTACATTTCGCCGGCGGCGACGCCGGAGCGCTGCCGTATGTCAGGCCCGGCGTTCGGCTGGTGCGCGGCCAGCGAGTAGGCGTCGGCCGCCTGCTGGTATTCGCCGCGCCCGCGCAGGATCTCGCCCAGGTCGAAGTTGGCGAACTCAAGCCGCGGATCGAAGAACGTGCCCTTGCGCGCCTGGTCGAGCAACTTGCGGTAGGCGTCGAGC is a window of Terriglobales bacterium DNA encoding:
- a CDS encoding PspC domain-containing protein — encoded protein: MYCNWCGKVIQDDANVCAYCARTVGMVHPPKKMFRPRIGRKIGGVAAGMADYWNLDVTVVRLVWVVVALMVFPLGIIAYIVAWIVIPEEPESVDVPAASPGVAHTA